From one Anoplolepis gracilipes chromosome 10, ASM4749672v1, whole genome shotgun sequence genomic stretch:
- the LOC140670323 gene encoding uncharacterized protein, whose amino-acid sequence MVKQSFTAITIIIIIFVILSGIVYIAESKRCYNCNSRESDTCASSPLPSETIECMRGYNCVKCDYEILNGAVITSRFCGILFVPFETATKSACNTCDTDFCNNANAVSTSMVALGCLVLFWAIRFVLTNF is encoded by the exons ATGGTAAAGCAAAGCTTTACTGCCATCAccattataataatcatattcgTCATTCTCTCAGGTATAGTATAC aTAGCAGAGAGTAAGAGATGTTATAACTGCAATTCGCGTGAAAGCGACACTTGTGCAAGCTCACCGTTGCCATCCGAGACGATAGAGTGTATGCGTGGCTATAATTGTGTCAAATGTGATTATG aaatactCAATGGCGCAGTGATAACCTCTCGTTTCTGCGGTATTCTTTTCGTACCCTTTGAAACGGCAACTAAATCTGCATGTAATACTTGTGATACAGATTTCTGTAATAATGCTAATGCGGTGTCAACTAGCATGGTAGCATTAGGATGTCTGGTGCTATTTTGGGCGATTCGGTTTgttcttacaaatttttag